TCCTGTCTGTGCATGAATGCAACCACAGCCGCAATCGGGATCCTTTTCTGCCCATACTGATAAGAACCTGCCAGGGTATTCCCTGGGTCTGTCATACCAGTAGTAGAAAGTAGCCTGCCAAATACAGTAGGCATgtcagaaatgaggaaatgaaatggcagaGTTGACAGAAACCAAAGCACAACCTGTGCCATTAGGAAGGTTATTTTGCATTTGAGGTGACTGCTGGAAAATTACAGCCTGCGTAGAGTGACTGTGGGCCTTGGGCAGTGTTGGACAAGTATAAAAGAGGCCCCATCTCCTCACTCTCTTCATCCACTCCTCTCGCCTCCATCTCCTTGGGATCAAGGTGAGTCTGAAGCCCTTTCTGCTCCGCTTCATACCTGCAGATTTCTCATAACATGCCTGCACCTTCCTCCTCTATTGGGGTTTGGGGTTGCTAGTcatgggagagggaaggggacaggaggTGTGTCATGAAGTGAAGCTGTGGCTTGGCTGACATACGTCCCAAGATACAGGCTAGATGGGGAGCTCCTTTGGCCTGGACATTCTTCGAAGGCTGCTGGGGctaaagggaaagagaaggttTTGGCCTTCCTTTCACACCTGCCAGGCCCCAAAACAGCATGTGCCATGGCTCTCCTGGGGTGGACTGGCACATTTCTCCTCTCTCACACCACTTCTACTCTGGGCCCTCTCTCTAACCAGGTACACCTCTTGCCCCAAGACATGTCCTGCTACAACCAGTGCCTGCCGTGCCTGCCATGTGGACCCTGTGGCCCGACTCCGCTGGCCAACAGCTGCAATGAGCCCTGTGTCAGGCAGTGCCAGGACTCCAACGTCTTCATCCAGCCCTCTCCCgtggtggtgaccctgcccggccccatcctcagctccttcccgcaGAACACCGCCGTGGGATCCTCCACCTCCGCTGCTgttggcagcatcctcagctctCAGGGAGTGCCCATCTCCTCCGGAGGCTTTGGCCTCTCTGGCTTCGGCAGCCGCTACTGCGGCACAAGGTGCCTCCCCTGCTAAAGCTGCTGGTGATGGTCCTGGAGAAAGACCCCCAGGGACCCAGAAGTTGGTACGCACTGGGCACAGTGAATTGGCTTCTTGCATTGAGGTGCCAaacacccccagcacccactgCAAATGGATGGGGCCAACCTGGGCTCTTGGAAAGCACGGCCCATGtctgcctttcccctcctccactctctcctttcccacctGTGTCCTTGTTGTTCACTGCACCTCCACTGGGCTCAAAGTCCGACAGCGCCATCCTAGTGTGGACCTTCTGTCCCTTCTCCCTCAGAGGAGTAGGCAGATGGGATGTAGGTGGGTGCGTAGGTGGTGGGATGCCCTCCGTGGCCACATAGTACACGCTCTTGTCTGCCCCTGGAGCTTCCTGCACTGGGAAGTCCTCTCGGTGTGACCTCGTTTCCCCCATTTGACTCTAATATTAAAGTTCTTCTGCATCCCACCCTGTGCCTCTGAGTtgtccttcccctgcagctgctcttcaAGGATGCCTGGGGAGAGAGGTGATGCTGACTGGTAGTTCTGGGAGCGGGTGGTTGCTGATGCTCATGCTTAGCGATCATTGACACAGGCTTGCATTCAGAATGCTTCATGCATCAGGTCACCATCTGGATTCTAAATATCAGGTTACTTAGAGCTGGATGGAATTATCCAACGCAGTTGAGTAGCTTCTATGCATTTTGGTGGGCACactgtttcttcttctctgaCTAGGACAACAGCATGAAGCAGGAAGTCAGGAAGCAGGGATGACTACATCCTTGACAAGGTGGAGGGCATAGCTGCCCAGGAGAAGACAGGAAATCCCTTCCTAACAGCACTGCAGAACTTGCTGTGCTTGGTCAGTCTTTCTTGCTACAGAGCCCAAAACTGGGCACAGTGTTCTAAATGCATTTGGAGGAGTGCTGAGCAGAGTGGGATTGTCACTGCCatcaatgacaccaagctgagtggtgcagttgatagaaaagaaggaagagatgccattcaaagggacctccACAGGCTGGGGAAGTGGGCCTATGTGAAccgcatgaggttcaacaagtccaactgcaaggtgctgcacctggctCAGGGCAGTCCCACACAGGAGTACAGACAGGGAGAAGAACTCATCAAGAGCAGCCCTctagagaaggacttgggggttctggtggacaaaaggcttGAGATGAGCCAGccatgtgcacttgcagcccacaaggccaactgcatcctggtctgcatcaaaagaggtgtgaccagcaggtcgagggaggtgattgtccccctctactctgccctcatgagtACTCAGAGTATGatatccaggtctggggcccccagcacaagaaagatgtggacttcttagagcgagtccagagtAGGGTAAAATATGATCAGATGGCTGGAGcgcctctcctatgaagaaaggctgagagagctcgagatgttcagcctggagaagagatggctcCTGGGAGACTTCATTgtaacctttcagtacttaaaagggtctcagaaaaaaaggttgagaaggactctttacttgggtagaacatgatagggcaagggggaatggtcttaaactaaaagaggacaGATTTAGACTAGACCTTAAGAGgaatttcttcactgtaagggtagtgaggcactggaacaggttgccaagagaagttgtggatgccccatccctggaggtgtccaaggcCATTCTGGATGGGGCCTCGGCCAATCTGATACAGCAAGTGGCGTCCCTgtctgtggcaggggggttggagttagatggtctttaaagtcccttccaacctgagcccttccatgattctgtaattctatgattcttgagCTCCTGACTATGCTTCTGCTCACACAGCCCAGGATGTCATTGGTGTCCTCGGTGTCTCGGAGCACTGCTGGGAGTCACTTCTCTCTGGATGGGTTTACCACCCAAGTAACTTTTCCTGGACCAGCTTTTGGTCTGCTGCCGTAGAGGGGCTGCAAGATAGATGATGTGGCGTGAGGGCAGGCTGGCAGGAAGGCATCTGCCAGACTGGGCTCTGGGtgactgcagtgctgctttggGGAGCTTATGGACGGCCCTTTTAGACACTCAGAAAGCACCTGCTgtctctcctcctgccctcagtctctccctgcctccctcttccccacaaAGTTTTGCAGGAAGCCCAGGGAACAGATGGAAGGAGTAGGGGGAGGACTGTGTGGTGGGTTGACCATGGCAAGCATCTAAGCACCCACCATGCACTCGCTCACACTGCAGCCgcagcaggacaggggagaGAGTTGAAAGATGAAGAGACAGGAAAACTCCCCGGCTAATATAAGGACATTTTAAGGAGGGaatgggaaacaaaacagaaaagcaagtgatgcaAAGGCTGTGTCTCATCACCTCCCACCAGAAGACCGATGCCCAGCAAGTCTCTGCAGGATGGTTACTTTGGAAGAACTGTCCCGCTGTTTTGTTGCCAAGCATGATGCTCTATCATATGCAATATACCTTTGGTCGATTTGGGTCGGCTGTCCTAGCTGTGTCCCCACCTAAAAACTTCCCCACCCCTAGCCTGCTCTGTGAAAGCACAGAGCGGGAAACATAGAAGGCCTTGACGCTGAGCTAAATCGTTGGTGTGTCACCTCCACTGTTTTAGCCACACAATCAGAACACAGCACCATATTGCCTATGGTGAAGACAATTACCTCCATCACAGCCAGAGCCAGTACAGCCTGCTTCCCCCACTCCCTCTCCTGGCCTGCTCTGGGGCCATTTTCTGCACGAGTCTCCCCgcccagcacagctgcccccAGAGCAGAAGGAATTGCCACCCCTCCTCTcgcctctctccctctcccctgctgcccccttCCCAGGAACCTGTGTGACTGCTGCCCTCCCAGGgtctcctgcagctctggctcctCACTAGAGGTCAGCAGTGGCCACATGCCACCTTCAGCAGGATGTGCACTGAGGCCGAGATGGCATGCCAGGACAGACAGGCAGCAAAGCTGGGCCTGATGGCCAGGGGCCCTGCAGAACTCATGGGCACCTCCCTCACGTGTGAGTGACTGTGCTTTCCCCAGGGGCCCTACTGCACAGGGCCTCATCCTTGGAAATGTGAACGCTCCCCATGTGTCCCACATGCCCCCTGATGTCCCCAGCTGGTATCTGGCAGCTGGTGTCTGGAGTGTCTGCAGGGGAAGGACAACTCAGAGGCAAAGGCTGGGATGCAGCACAACTTTAATATTCGAgtcaaaagagggaaaagaggtTGCTCCGAGAGAATGCCCCAGTGCAGGAAGCACCAGGGGCAGACGAGAGCGTGTGCTCTGTGGCCACGGAGGGCATCCCACCACCTGTCCATCTACCCACTCCACTGAGGGAGAAGGGACAGAAGGTCCTCTCTAGGCTCATGTGGTGGGACTCAGAGCTCAGTGGAGCTGCGGTGAGTAACAAGGACACAGGTGGGAAAGGAGAGACTGGAGGAGGGGTAAGGCAGGCATGGGCCGTGCTCTCTGAGAGTCCCATGCTCTTCCAAGGGGTGTTGGGGATGTTTGGCCACCCTGAACACAAGAACCCTATGCACGGTGCCCAGTCCGCTACCAACTTCTGGGTCCCTGGGGGTCTTTCTCCAGGACCATCACCAGCAGCTTTAGCAGGGGAGGCACCTTGTGCCGCAGTAGCGACTGCCGAAGCCAGAGAGGCCAAAGCCCCCGGAGGAGATGGGCACTCCCTGagagctgaggatgctgccaacAGCAGCGGAGGTGGAGGATCCCACGGCGGTGTTCtgcgggaaggagctgaggatggggccgggcagggtcaccaccacGGGAGAGGGCTGGATGAAGACATTGGAGTCCTGGCACTGCCTGACACAGGGCTCATTGCAGCTGTTGGCCAGCGGAGTAGGGCCACAGGGTCCACATGGCAGGCACGGCAGGCACTGGTTGTAGCAGGACATGTCTCGGGACAGGAGGTGTACCTGGTTAGAGAGAGGGCCCAGAGGATAACAACGGTGAGAGAGGATCACCCTGCCAGCCCACCACAGGACAGACATGGCAAATGGTGTTTTGGGACCTGGCAGCTGTGTAAGCAGCCCCATGGGTTTAACTTTGGACCCAAGGGCTCTGCCAGGAATGTCCAGTCCGACGAAGCTCCCCACCTAGCccaaagctgcagagaaattCAGCCAAGCCCCAGCTTCTCTCCATGACACATatgctgctcccttccctctcccatgGCCAGTTGCCCCAAGACCCAACAGAGGATGAAAGGGCAGGCATATTTAAGAAATCCccaaggaagaagaggaagaaaggccTTCAGACTCACCTCGTTCCCAGGGAGATGGAGGCGAAAGGAGTGGATGAAGAGAGTGGGGAGATGGGGCCTCTTTTATACCTCTCCTGCATCGCCCCAGGCCCACAGTCACTCTACGCAGGCCATAATTTTCCAGCAGACTCACCTCAAATGCAAAATAGCCTTCCTAATGGCCCAGGTTGTGTTTTGGTTTCCGTCAACtctgccatttcatttcctcatttctgatTTGCCCATCTAGCATCAGAATCTCCTTTTAAGTAACAAGATGAGAGGTCAAGCGTTTCCCTGAGCGGGAACACGTCAGTAGGGGCAGCAGATGAGTCCTAATTGCTGGAgggtgtattgggtttacatggcaagattctgcaggggtggcctctgtgagaggTGTCCAGAACCTGCCCATGACCTGCCCCCTGACCTCCTCTGAGGAGGTCTGCCCCCAGGATACAGTCAGACATGGACGGTGGGAGGCAAGGGATACATAAGCTTCACCCTGCTGACAAAAGAGATGGGGCTGTGTGTAGGAGCTATCCTGATCGCTTTTTCGAGGAGAACATAGGGTTacagaaaacatcttccccCTGGCTGGGACTCGTCTCTGGGTCCCAGGCAATATGGCTTCTCCTAGCATTAGAGCTTCAGCACACTTCTTCTGCCATGTCCCAAAGCCCTCCTCAGGCAACAGCACAAGCCAGCACCACTGGGGGGGCAAGGAAGCTCCCCCTCAACAAGCGAGGACTGGAAGGAACCGGTACTGCCACGCAGCTGGGCATGTTCAGGGAGGGGACTTGCTCACAAGGGCCCTGTCTCTGGAAACATCTCCCAGACTCCATCAAGGAGGCAATGCATCCCTGCTGCATGAACAaagctcttccctgccctgcagacatGGGAGGCAGCTGGAACACACCCCAGGAGGGCAAGGGAATGCCTTCAGCCGGCAAGCTTCCTGGGAGAGACTCTCCCTGCCCAGGACAAGTTATGCTCTAATTTGGGATTGGCCTCGTGCCACGCTTTTGGCTTGAGGCCAAGCCAGAgtgcctgctgtctgcaggcCTGAGCACCATGCATGCCAAATCCCCCTCTGGCCAAGCAGCTCCAGAGCTCGAGCTGTGCCATGCTCCAGGCAGCCCCAACAGCCATTACCCTGCAGCATGACCTTCTGACCAGAACTCTCATAGCTCAGGCAGCTTACAGGATGGTCGGCATGTTTTGCACAACAGGGCAGGTCTTTGGTTTTACTGCTGGTCACGGAATATGTCCAGCCAAAGTGCATGGTATGGCAAGGAGAGTGGTGGAGCAAGCCACTGTCCCCGTGAACAACTCAGTCCCTCTGGTAGTGAGAAGGGACCTGATTCCCCAGGAGTTGCTTGGCAATCATTGGGCTCAGGAGAGCAGCCCCTGCGTTCGTCACAGCAGCTGACAACATGGGTTGCCTGAAGAGCGCAGAAGACAGCCACAAGAGGGAACAAGGtcaaacaagcagaaaacatgtCACCCCAGAAGGAGCAGCCTTGTGCCAGGGCATTtcaaaactgcagcacagcccaTCTGCCTATGCAGGCAATGAGCTGTGACTGGTGGAGCAGTCTGGGAGCCAGGCCAAGTGGTAGAAGGATGTGCTGTGTCCTCAGGCGAAGGAGGCTTTGGTCATCCAGGAGGGCACTGCATAGGCAGCAGGATATATATGCAGGACCCCTCCAGCACTTGGGACTCATCTTCTGCCCTTTCTGACCTACTCTGTGGcggttttactcagctgggcagctgagctccatcaCAACTGCTCTCTaattccccctcctcaaagggaaagggggaggaaatGCGATGAAAAGGGATCAAGGGTTGAGATTAAGACAGAGAGATCAATCACTGATTATTGTCATGGACAAGACAGACTCAGAATTGagagattaatgtaattaattacctattactaacaagctagagcagtgagaaactaaaatcaAACTTAAAACACCTTCcgccatccaccctcttctacgtTCTTCCCCTCAGATGGCGCACGGGAACATGCAATTGGGGCTGCAGTCCATAACACTTTGACTCTGCCCCTCCTTCACAGTAACTCTCTGCACTTGTTCCGTTGTGGGTTCCCTCCCACAGGATTTAGTCCCTCCTGAATTGGTCCTGCGTGGGCTTCTCACAGGCAACAGCTCTTTAAGAACTACTGCAAAaatgggtccgtaccacagggtccatccgtcaggagcaaactgctccaacatgggttcccccacgggcagcagctcccccctgaacccctgctcctgcgtgggctcctgtccacgggctgcagctccggccgAGGGCCTGCACCACTGTGGTCCTCTCCATGGGatacagcctccttcaggcaagatccacctgctccactgggggatcctccacgggctgcagtgtggagatgtGCTCCACCATGCAACccatggactgcagggggacagcctgctccaccagaggcccctccacgggccgcaggggaacttctgattgaatggagtcaaatccagctGTTGACCGGTcacgagtggtgttccccagggttGTCGGTGTTGGGGATCCTCTGTCGATGttgcccatcctctttaatatctttgtttaTAAAGACATCATagccctggagtgtgtccagagaagggctacaaagctggtgaagggtctggagcacaagtcctgggaggagcagctgagggaactggggttgtttagtctggagaagagaaggctcaggggagatgtTACTGccctctacaactacctgaaaggagctgggggtcggcctcttctcacagataacttgtgataggactagagggaatggcctcaggttgcgccaggggaggttcagattggaaatgaggagaaatttcttctcaggaagagtagttaggtattggaaggggttgcccagAGCGGTGGTGGAGTCATCATCCCAGGGggtgtttaaagaaagattGGCTGTGATACTTGGGGACATGCTTTAGTGgatgatattggtggtagggggatgctTGGACCAGAcaatcttggaggtcttttccaaccttaatgattccatgattctatgattctgcgtTAggacctggagcacctcctccctccccttcttcactgaccttggtgtctgcagggctgtttctcactcctcgctgtcccagctgctgttgtgcaggagtagttttccttttcttaattcTGTTCTCACACAGCCCAAAAAAACATTGCatattggcttggctctggacAGCAGCAGGCCAgtttggagccagctgaaactggctcttatctaacatggggcagcttctgggtctgttcagcgttgagaaaagaagaatgagagGGGATCTTaataatgtttacaaatatcttaagtgtgggagacggAGGGATCTGGCCAACcacttttcagtggtttgtggggacaggacaaggggcaatggccaaaaaaatgatcacaggaagttccgcaccaacatgcgaaagaactttTTCACGGtaagggtgatggagcactggaataGCCAGGCCAGGGAGGttatggagtctccttctctggagatattcaagtCCCGTTTGGACGCTTAcatgggcaacctgctctagggaacctgctctggcaggggggttggaaccggTGATCTCTTGaggacccttccaacccctacaattctgtgattctgtgacatctctgacagaggccacccctgcagaaCCCCgttaccaaaaccttgcca
The sequence above is drawn from the Cygnus olor isolate bCygOlo1 chromosome 25, bCygOlo1.pri.v2, whole genome shotgun sequence genome and encodes:
- the LOC121059842 gene encoding feather keratin 1-like gives rise to the protein MSCYNQCLPCLPCGPCGPTPLANSCNEPCVRQCQDSNVFIQPSPVVVTLPGPILSSFPQNTAVGSSTSAAVGSILSSQGVPISSGGFGLSGFGSRYCGTRCLPC
- the LOC121059843 gene encoding feather keratin 1-like, which gives rise to MSCYNQCLPCLPCGPCGPTPLANSCNEPCVRQCQDSNVFIQPSPVVVTLPGPILSSFPQNTAVGSSTSAAVGSILSSQGVPISSGGFGLSGFGSRYCGTRCLPC